GCTCCAGCCGCGAATTGCGATCGCCGAGCTTTTCATCGAATGTCCTTGTGCCGATCGTAGCGGACAAACGCTCCGACTTCGTCGCTGTCAACAAATATCGGGCTTTATCCGTCCAGATCCAGCATTTTTCGTCTAGGAAACCGGTCACCACGTAAAGCGTTGCGGGAACACTAAATTTCTTCAAAACCGGAAAGGCTACGTCGAAAAAGTCTTGATAACCATCATCTATGGTGAGTACGACGGAGCGATTCGGCAAATTGCCCTCTTTGAAATACCTCACCGCATCGCTAAGTGAGATGATTTTGTAGTGGCGTGTTAGATATTTTAGGTGTGTCTCGAATGTCTTAAGCGAAGTCTTGCCCCATTCCTCGCCTTCGCTGAAGCGATGGTACATCAGTATCGGCAGTTTCGAGCGGTTGATGAACCGAAACAGTGAAAAGACGTCTGCTCCGACGAGTAAATTGAGTGCCGCCTGTTTGATCAAGCCTTCCTCCTCGCCAAACGTCGCCGCATTTCGTCTTTCTCGCTTTTTATCGGCAAACGATATCGTTTACCGAGCGTCGTGTCCTGAGCGATTCGCGGAAATTCTCCGCTCGCGATCATCGCGGCCGCCTCCGCGACCATTTCCGCACAATCTTTTCGCAGTTCTAGTCGATAATCATCGATGAATGCCTGAAAGTCATCGCCGTATCCAAAGTCATAAGCGAGCGGCACTGTTTTCTGCAAGACGATGTCGCCCGTATCGACCTTCGAAGCCACAAAATGAACCGTCAGCCCGACCTCTTTCTCATCATTAAACAATTCCCAAAAAACAGGTGGCCCGCCGCGATAAAACGGAGCGAGCCCTTGGTGAAGGTTGATAGAACCAAGCCTCGGAATGCCGAAAACTGATTCTTTTATGATGTTTGTACCGAAAACGATGCCGAGATCCGCGTTTCCGTTACGGATCTTCTCTAGCGAATCATCTGAATGATAATCGTCCAAAACTTGAACCGGAACACCGAGACTCTTCGCGGCCTCCGCTGTCGGATTTCCTTTGGTTGGCGATTCTTCGACTGTTCTGTTCTTTCCCACCAATTTATCGCCGAATTTCTTTATCGTTTCAAAATAACCGTCGTATTTGATCGAGCGCTTCAACTTTTCCTTGAAAGACCGCTCCGGCGTCTGTTTTGACTCGATAAAAACTCCAACGAGTTCGAGATCAGGCTTAGAGCAGATCTCTTTTATGACAAGTTCGGCACCGCCGTGTGTTAGAAGAATTACACGCATCACAGGTCATGACAAACGATGAACAGTGTTTAACTTCCACAAATTACTCGACTTATTCCTCGGTGCCAATCTCAACATGTTCGGGTAATTCGAGATGTTTATCACTTACGACATCATGTTCCAGGTTTTCGCTTCGCATGCGGTTTTTCCATGCGGCCTCTACAAACGAGACGAACAACGGATGTGCCGCGAGAGGCTTTGATTTGTATTCGGGATGGAACTGGCATGCGACGAAGTACGGGTGCGTCTCGCGAGGCAACTCGACCATCTCGACAAATTTGCCGTCAGGCGAGATGCCGCTGAAGATGAGGCCTTCGCGTTCGAGGGCCTGCCTATATTCGGGATTGAATTCGTATCTGTGCCGATGCCGTTCACCGATCTCGGCCGCACCGTGATAGATCTCGCTGACCAACGAGCCTTCTTTAAGTAAACATGGATAACTTCCTAGACGCATCGTGCCGCCGAGTTCATCGACGTCAACGAGATCGCGCAGTTTGAAGATGACCGGAAACGGAGTTTCCTCGTTAAATTCAGTCGAATCAGCATCCCTTAGACCACAAACGCTCCGAGCAAACTCGATACAAGCCGTCTGCATTCCCAAACAGATGCCGAAATACGGCGTTCCCGACTTACGAGCATATTTGATCGCCTTCAGCATTCCGGCGATGCCCCGTTTGCCGAATCCGCCGGGCACAAGTATCGCGTCAAAATCCTGCAATTCGTTTTCGTAATCTTCTTTAACCAGGTTTTCCGACTCGATCCACGCAACATTCACGCGAAGATTATTTGCTACACCAGCGTGCGTCAGGGCTTCACGCAGTGATTTATACGAGTCTTCGAGCTCTACATATTTACCAACGATCGCGATCTTCACCGAACCGCCGGATGGATCTTTGATCGTTGAGACCAGGTCGCGCCACCGTTTGAGGTCAGCGGTCGGGAATTGTTCCGTTAAATGCAGGTCCGAAATGATCAGGTCATCGAGGCCCTGCTCGCGAAATGCGAGAGGCACTTCGTAAATAGTTGGAACGTCGAGAGCCGAAATGACCGCATTTTCCTGAACATTACAAAACAATCCGATCTTTTTCCGCAGATCAGCCGGCAGAGGACGATCAGAGCGGCAAAGCAGAATGTCAGGCGAAATACCGATCTCCCGCAGTTCGCGAACGCTGTGCTGGGTTGGTTTGGTCTTCAGTTCGCCCGCTGCAGCTATATAGGGAACAAGCGTGACATGAATAAAGATCGCATTATTGCGGCCCTCCTCGTTACCCATCTGGCGGATCGCCTCAAGGAACGGCAACGATTCGATATCGCCGACCGTTCCGCCGATCTCTACGATCAGAATGTCCGGCTGGTGCATCTCGGCGACCTTTCGCACGGCCATTTTGATCTCGTCAGTGATGTGCGGGATGACCTGGATCGTTTTGCCTAAATAATCGCCGCGGCGTTCTTTTTCGATTACAGAGAGATAAATACGACCGCTCGTCCAGTTATTTGCCTGAGAAAGCTTGGCATTGGTGAACCGCTCATAATGCCCAAGGTCGAGATCGGTCTCGGCACCGTCGTCGGTCACGAAGACCTCGCCATGCTGAAACGGCGACATCGTGCCGGGGTCCACATTAATGTAAGGATCGAGCTTCATCATCTGAACGCTCAACCCGCGAGTCTCAAGCAGGCAGCCGATCGAACTGGCAGCCAAACCCTTCCCCAAACTCGAAACAACACCGCCAGTTACGAATATGTATTTAGTCATCTTCTCTCCTAATAGTTAACAGGTAGAACTTGATTTACTACCAATGCAATTACAACAGCGCTGATCGATCCCACGATGAATACCCAAAAACTAGTCTTGATGCTATGAATGTAGGTGTCGGGAGCTCCGATTTCCGCAAGCTTTCGAACATTCAAGATCAATTTCGCAATGAGGTACAAGCAAAAAGCGATAGCATAAATAACTGAGATCTGGAAATTATATTTGGGCCAAAGATATAACGCGACTAGAAAGATTATGACGACCCCAAAAACGATCATCGAATAATTCACATTCCTTTTTGGAAAAACCTCAGCGATCTTCAGTTTCGTTTGATCATCGAGTTTTGCAGACGCATTAACTGCCAGTTTCTGGCTAAGAATTATGGAACCGAGAAAAACAACTGCACCCACAATTATTGATAAATTCATTCGCTCGATTCTCCTTGCTCTGCTGAATTGGCTTTCCCTTCCCGCTTCTTCTTCTGAAAACGCCCTTCCTTCATCTGAACGATGACTTCCTTTGCCTTCGCTTCCGGAGGATTCATCAGTTCGTTCAACGCATTCATTGAGGCTCCGAGCATCGTTATGCCTTCGGCTGCGTTTCGTTCGAATTCTTCCGCCGTTCGTTTCTGCGGTTTACTCAGAACCTTCAGCCCGACCGCAATTCCGACGATCAGGACGACAAAGAATCCAAGTCCGATCCAATCACCCACGAGCCTCCACGATTCGCCTGACACGCTCCAGATCTTCGATGGTGTCAACGCCGATAGAGCTTTCGGTAACATCAACAACTCTGATCTTCGCACCGTTCTCCAGGGCACGAAGCTGTTCAAGCATCTCAAACCGCTCAAGCCGCGTTTGCGGCATTTTTGTGAATTTTAATAGATAATCGCGGCGATAGACATACAATCCGGTGTGTTTTCGAAAGTTAGAAAGGAGTTCCGGCTCTTCCTCGATCGCCTGATTAGGATCACCGCCGTACCTCAGCGAAGCTTCCCGCGGCCAAGGCATCGGCGAACGCGAGAAATGTAACGCATAACCTTTATCGCCGACAACGACCTTTACGGCATTTCCATTCAGCAACTCCCACAGGCTGGTGATCGGCTCACAGGTCGTCGCCATATCAGCGAGCGGGTCTGAGATCAAAGCATTGACCGCAGCATCTATAACATCTGGCGAGATCAACGGCTCGTCGCCCTGAACATTTATAATTATTGAGGCTTCGGGCAAGCTCTCCGCAACCTCAGCCAGCCGGTCGCTGCCGGAATTATGATCCGTTGAGGTCAGCACGGCTTCACCGCCCGCATCACGAATGACGTTCATAATTCGCTCATCATCTGTCGCTACGATCACACGCGATACCGACTTTGCCTTCGCCGCCTGACTTAACGTGTGTACTATCAATGGTTTGCCGCCGATATCAAGCAGCATTTTCCCCGGCAAACGCGTAGACGCGTACCGTGCGGGGACAATTGCGATCACATTTTGTAGGGGGTTTCTCCCGTGTAGTTCCACGGAATTCTAGGTTATCTCGTATTTCTATAAAGTTCAAGAACGAAAAGTCGAACTTGGAAGAAGTGCCGCGTTTGGCTACACTCGAACGAGTGGAAATTCAAGCAGAATACAGTGAAGGCACACCTACCGCGCCGTCTATCAATCCGGATTTTTCGACCGCATCATCGTCGGATGTAGAAACCGGCCAGACCGGGAGACGGTTCGTCATTGCGGCACTAGCCGTTATGACTTGGGCGGTAAGCGTCGCCTTCATAGCATTCATCCCTGCATTTTTCTTATATCCATACATTGCGTCAAAGGGGATATCGCTCTCGGACACCGGCCAGATAGTCGAGTTCGCGAAGAACGACCCCGATGCGATCTTCCTTCAGATCATCGCCATTATACCGGCCCATATCCTAACCATTTTAATGGCGTGGATCGTTGTTTCGCAGGGTCGAAGATATAAGCTTCTCAAGACGCTAGGTTGGGAAAAAGGCGGCGTACGCTGGTGGCACTACGGCTTCATTCTCGGGGCATTTCTAATTGTTGCGGCCGTGGTCGGGTCCTTTTTTCCCGAACAAGAAAATGACCTGCTCCGTATTTTGCGCAGCTCTCGCTCGGCTGTTTACATAATCGCCTTTGTTGCGACATTTTCTGCTCCATTTATCGAAGAGGTGATATATCGAGGAGTTTTGTTTTCAGCATTTCAAAAAGCGTTCGGCGTGGCAGCGTCGTTCGTGCTCGTAACGATCCTGTTCGCTCTCGTTCACGTGCCCCAGTACTATCCAAGCTACTCGACTATATTCCTGCTGACCCTGCTAAGCTTGACGCTCACAGGTGTGCGAGTCTTCTCAAACAATATACTTCCGTGCATCATACTGCACACCCTTTTCAATGGGTTCCAATCCGTGATCCTGATAATAGAGCCCTTTCTTAGACCAACCGAACAAACAACTCCCGCCGCCATTTTTGACACATTTATCAAATAAAAAAGCACGAAGCGAACTCCGTGCTTTCCAAGGATCAGTTGTTCCTCTTTCTAGTTATCCCGTGTGCTGACTTTTGTCGCAGGCGGTGGCGGAGGCGGAGAAGAAACCGGAGGCGAATACGACGGAACCGAATACGATGGCGTCGAGCGGTCGGCCGGGAAATCCGACCCCTTCGTATCAATTCTTCCGCCACCAAAACCAACTCCAACGTCGCTGCCGCGTCCGACTTTGGTAAACGGCGGCGGTTCGTACGAGTTTCGCTCAGTCGAACGTGTCGATATCTTACTCGAACCGTCATCAGAACCGCTTCCTCCTGGATTTCGGGTTGATACCTTGCCCGAGCCGCCGCCGGGGTTATCAACTCTCGGAGTACGGGTCGAGACTTTTCCCGAAGGAACATATCCGCCGCCTCCTATAGGATTATAGAAGCCCGGCCAATATGGATAAATGCCATTTCCGTACCAGCCGCCATAAGGTGATCGCCATCCGTTACCGAAAGGCAAGAAGCAATAACCGCCGAAAGCTGCATCATAGACCCAAAGCCCAAAGGAATCGTACATTCCCCATGCTCCGCGACGGAAGCCATTCAAAAGCGAATTGCTCAACAATGTCCCGTTGAGAGCAGAGTTCATTTTTGTTAGATCTTTCGAACGCTGTCTGCTCCATTCTGCAAGCTCGTCACGTTTGTCTTTATCGAATTTCGCGATCGCGACCGTGTCGGTTCCGACTGAGCCGGTACGACCGTCTTTAACGATCGTGGCGATCGTTTCGCCAACCTCAGCCTTTCCTTTCGTTACCGAAAGCATAGCCGTTCCATCGGTTGATACATCAACCCGATAGATACCGGTGTCGATCAGAGCGACCTTACCTTTCGGAGTGAAAACCGATACGCGGAATTCGTCATCGGCAAACACCTCGAATATCGCGCTTCCAGAATCGAGTCGAATCTGAAGATCCTCGAGATCGGTCGTGCCAAATTCGAACGAGGAGTTTTTTCCTAAACGGATGAAAGATCCCGGATTTAGCAGCACTTCAGCCTTACCGTCCGTACCCGTGGTAACGCGGTCACCGACCTCGACCACATCACGCTTGAGTAAAACACCGCTCTTGCCGGCAGCCCTGATGATCGATACGGCACCCTCGACGTAATTTACTGCTCCGGCCCTTGCAGAGATAACAAATTTGTCAGCGGCAGGAATATTCCGTCGCGAATCCTGCGCTAGCACACCTGAAGACACACAAAGTCCTACTACGACTGCGAGAATCGCGTGCAAATTGGTACGTTTCATTCTACTTTTCTCCTTGGGAAGAGCCTTTATCTATTGAAGTTTAATCTGAAACCCTGTAAAACACAACCTATTTGTGCCAGGAACGCGAATTCTTATTCCCGAAAAAATGTAAAGAACACTGAACAACCTTTTTCCGAATTTCGTTATCTAATCAGATGCGTCCGGTAGATGTCGAGATGCATACAAGGCGGGTTAATTTATGGCGACTTTTAAAGATCCAGATCTATGTTTCGCACCGCTTGAGGTAATTGAGCGGCTTTTACAAATAAGAAAAGAACTGGGCTTCAGCGAGACCGTTTATATCGATCGTTCCGAGGAACTGACCGATTTTCTCGATGCCTACGGGTTTGATATTTATGCTTTCTCAACCGACAATGACAAGATAGATTACGGCCATTATTCAACTCCGGTCGTTCCCGGTGGAGACAATCTCCATTGCTCATTCACAGCCCACTAGGCCGTTTACAATTTCCTGACAACTGAAGTAACGCTCATGAGGCAAAGGCACTGACTTTGCCTCATTTTTAATTTGCCTTGATGATAAATAGCGTGCCGTCGTCATCCAGGAATTTCCGCTCGGTAAAATCATCAACCCCCTTCCGAATGTGGTCGATCAGTTTTTTCGCGGACAGGTTAAAGCCGTCGAGAACCCTTTTCGCAAGCCTTTCCTGGCCATACTCTTCGCCTGTCGGATTCGTAGCCTCTGTAATTCCATCGGTGTAGATCACCATGATCTCGCCCGGCTCAAACCTAATAAAATGCTGATGATAGTGCAGATCGTCAAACATTCCTAAGGCCATATCGCCATATTCTACGTAGCGATACTCACCGCTTGGTTTGATAAGGAGAGGCGGGTTGTGGCCGGCGTTTGAGAATACAAATGATTTGTTGGTCGAATCCAGTATGCCGTAGATCGCCGTGATAAACTTATTGTCCTCGATCGACCCGCGAAGCAGGCTGCTGACCTTAGAGAAAGCAATATGCGGGGCATATCCGATCTGAGCGCAGGACCGTAGAGACGCCCTCAGGAACGCCATAAGCAAGGCTGCCGGAATTCCTTTCCCGACGGCATCGGCTACGACGATGCCTATCTGATCCTGAAAAACCTGAACCCAATCATAGTAGTCGCCGGACACTTCTTCTGTTGGAAATACGTAAGCGCTGATATCGAAATTCTCGACCACCGGATCATTCGAAGGCAAGAGTTCTAACTGCACTTGCCGTGCGATCTCAAGCTGGGCCTGCAGCCGTTTCTTCTGAACGACCTGCTCGTGCAGCCAGACCTTCTCGATAATTATCGCAACCTGAGACGTCAATAACTGCAAAACTGCGAGATCATCATCCGAATACGCGTCCAAATGGTCGCTTTCAAGATCGAACACTCCGATCACGCGGTCGTTTGAGATTATCGGCGCCAACATTTCCGATCTTGTTAGCTCTCGAGCCGCAAAATACCTCGGATCTTTACTCACATCGTGGCAAATGATCGGCTTACCTGACTGTGCGACTGTTCCCAGAAATCCTTCGCCCATCTTTAAACGCGGCTCTATCAGCTCAAAACTGATCTGATATCCGCGGATCGCTTTCGATCTGAATATATACGGACTGCCGTCAATGGGGCTGAACTCGATCAGATATATTCCTGCCGCGTCATATGGCAGGAGCGAGCCAAGTGTATCCATCACAAGATTTAAGACCTCATCTAGATCGAGCGAGCGGCTGATCGTCTTTGTGATCTCGAGGAGCATCCGCAGTTTATCGACCGTGGAGAGCTTTTTTTCGGGAAAAGGATTTTGTACTGGATTATCCATGGCGGAGTTTGATAAACGCTAATTATACACGGTTAGTCGCCAAAAACACTCGCCGCATATAAGTCCCAAAGCCGGGACACTTTGATCCGGAACTCAACCAACGCCGGACTTACGCCAAAATGTCTTGCGATCTCACGAATCGTCTTGCCCTCGCTGACCATGCGCTTAAGAGCCGTGAACGGAACCAGGGCGGCCGTTCCGGTCGAATAGGCCTCTTCCTCGATCGCGTGATTATAATCGCGGGCAATTATCTTACCGTCCCTCGTCTTGTTCTCTATCGCTAAGCGGCTGGGCTTGTGGCCGAGGAAAACATGGCAGACTTCTTCCATCAGCGTCGCGTTCTGCCGCGTCTTTGGATGTGTCGGATTTAGAATGATGAGCTTAGATCCATCGGGCAGCGTATGGGACGCCGCACCGCCTGACCATGAATCCTTGCCAGTGCCGATCAAATGAGCCTTCGTTTCCTCAGTCAGAAGCGGTTCGATCTGATCGAAAGACGCAACGATAA
This sequence is a window from Acidobacteriota bacterium. Protein-coding genes within it:
- a CDS encoding CTP synthase; translated protein: MTKYIFVTGGVVSSLGKGLAASSIGCLLETRGLSVQMMKLDPYINVDPGTMSPFQHGEVFVTDDGAETDLDLGHYERFTNAKLSQANNWTSGRIYLSVIEKERRGDYLGKTIQVIPHITDEIKMAVRKVAEMHQPDILIVEIGGTVGDIESLPFLEAIRQMGNEEGRNNAIFIHVTLVPYIAAAGELKTKPTQHSVRELREIGISPDILLCRSDRPLPADLRKKIGLFCNVQENAVISALDVPTIYEVPLAFREQGLDDLIISDLHLTEQFPTADLKRWRDLVSTIKDPSGGSVKIAIVGKYVELEDSYKSLREALTHAGVANNLRVNVAWIESENLVKEDYENELQDFDAILVPGGFGKRGIAGMLKAIKYARKSGTPYFGICLGMQTACIEFARSVCGLRDADSTEFNEETPFPVIFKLRDLVDVDELGGTMRLGSYPCLLKEGSLVSEIYHGAAEIGERHRHRYEFNPEYRQALEREGLIFSGISPDGKFVEMVELPRETHPYFVACQFHPEYKSKPLAAHPLFVSFVEAAWKNRMRSENLEHDVVSDKHLELPEHVEIGTEE
- the kdsB gene encoding 3-deoxy-manno-octulosonate cytidylyltransferase, giving the protein MELHGRNPLQNVIAIVPARYASTRLPGKMLLDIGGKPLIVHTLSQAAKAKSVSRVIVATDDERIMNVIRDAGGEAVLTSTDHNSGSDRLAEVAESLPEASIIINVQGDEPLISPDVIDAAVNALISDPLADMATTCEPITSLWELLNGNAVKVVVGDKGYALHFSRSPMPWPREASLRYGGDPNQAIEEEPELLSNFRKHTGLYVYRRDYLLKFTKMPQTRLERFEMLEQLRALENGAKIRVVDVTESSIGVDTIEDLERVRRIVEARG
- a CDS encoding CPBP family intramembrane metalloprotease, translating into MEIQAEYSEGTPTAPSINPDFSTASSSDVETGQTGRRFVIAALAVMTWAVSVAFIAFIPAFFLYPYIASKGISLSDTGQIVEFAKNDPDAIFLQIIAIIPAHILTILMAWIVVSQGRRYKLLKTLGWEKGGVRWWHYGFILGAFLIVAAVVGSFFPEQENDLLRILRSSRSAVYIIAFVATFSAPFIEEVIYRGVLFSAFQKAFGVAASFVLVTILFALVHVPQYYPSYSTIFLLTLLSLTLTGVRVFSNNILPCIILHTLFNGFQSVILIIEPFLRPTEQTTPAAIFDTFIK
- a CDS encoding FecR domain-containing protein, producing the protein MKRTNLHAILAVVVGLCVSSGVLAQDSRRNIPAADKFVISARAGAVNYVEGAVSIIRAAGKSGVLLKRDVVEVGDRVTTGTDGKAEVLLNPGSFIRLGKNSSFEFGTTDLEDLQIRLDSGSAIFEVFADDEFRVSVFTPKGKVALIDTGIYRVDVSTDGTAMLSVTKGKAEVGETIATIVKDGRTGSVGTDTVAIAKFDKDKRDELAEWSRQRSKDLTKMNSALNGTLLSNSLLNGFRRGAWGMYDSFGLWVYDAAFGGYCFLPFGNGWRSPYGGWYGNGIYPYWPGFYNPIGGGGYVPSGKVSTRTPRVDNPGGGSGKVSTRNPGGSGSDDGSSKISTRSTERNSYEPPPFTKVGRGSDVGVGFGGGRIDTKGSDFPADRSTPSYSVPSYSPPVSSPPPPPPATKVSTRDN
- a CDS encoding SpoIIE family protein phosphatase gives rise to the protein MDNPVQNPFPEKKLSTVDKLRMLLEITKTISRSLDLDEVLNLVMDTLGSLLPYDAAGIYLIEFSPIDGSPYIFRSKAIRGYQISFELIEPRLKMGEGFLGTVAQSGKPIICHDVSKDPRYFAARELTRSEMLAPIISNDRVIGVFDLESDHLDAYSDDDLAVLQLLTSQVAIIIEKVWLHEQVVQKKRLQAQLEIARQVQLELLPSNDPVVENFDISAYVFPTEEVSGDYYDWVQVFQDQIGIVVADAVGKGIPAALLMAFLRASLRSCAQIGYAPHIAFSKVSSLLRGSIEDNKFITAIYGILDSTNKSFVFSNAGHNPPLLIKPSGEYRYVEYGDMALGMFDDLHYHQHFIRFEPGEIMVIYTDGITEATNPTGEEYGQERLAKRVLDGFNLSAKKLIDHIRKGVDDFTERKFLDDDGTLFIIKAN
- a CDS encoding ImmA/IrrE family metallo-endopeptidase, which encodes MEELPPTQKGRHHEIRARGLREFAGLTRDDQPLDPFALARFANLIVASFDQIEPLLTEETKAHLIGTGKDSWSGGAASHTLPDGSKLIILNPTHPKTRQNATLMEEVCHVFLGHKPSRLAIENKTRDGKIIARDYNHAIEEEAYSTGTAALVPFTALKRMVSEGKTIREIARHFGVSPALVEFRIKVSRLWDLYAASVFGD